A portion of the uncultured Draconibacterium sp. genome contains these proteins:
- the clpP gene encoding ATP-dependent Clp endopeptidase proteolytic subunit ClpP yields MDNNEFRKYATKHAGISSLTMDRYTSAYGNYISPTIIEERQLNVASMDVFSRLMMDRIIFLGVPIDDTVANIIQAQLLFLESTDPSKDIQIYFNSPGGSVYAGLGIYDTMQYISADVATICTGMAASMAAVLMTAGQKGKRSALTHSRIMIHQPMGGAQGQASDIEITAREIMKIKKELYTIIANHSGQTLEQIEKDSDRDYWMTAQEAVDYGMIDEILVRNNK; encoded by the coding sequence ATGGACAACAACGAATTTAGAAAATATGCAACAAAGCATGCTGGAATCAGCAGCTTAACAATGGATAGATATACATCGGCATACGGCAATTATATTTCGCCAACAATTATCGAAGAACGCCAGTTAAACGTAGCATCAATGGACGTGTTCTCACGTTTGATGATGGACCGTATTATTTTTCTTGGCGTACCAATCGACGATACTGTAGCCAACATTATTCAGGCACAACTGCTGTTCCTCGAGTCAACCGATCCGTCGAAAGACATTCAGATCTACTTTAACTCGCCCGGAGGTTCAGTTTATGCAGGATTGGGGATTTACGACACCATGCAATATATTTCTGCTGATGTTGCAACAATTTGTACAGGAATGGCAGCTTCAATGGCTGCAGTGTTGATGACTGCCGGACAGAAAGGAAAACGATCGGCATTAACACATTCACGAATAATGATCCACCAACCAATGGGTGGTGCTCAGGGACAAGCTTCTGATATTGAGATCACAGCTCGTGAGATCATGAAGATTAAAAAAGAATTGTATACCATTATTGCCAACCACTCGGGACAAACTTTAGAACAAATAGAAAAAGACTCAGACCGTGACTACTGGATGACGGCACAGGAAGCAGTGGATTATGGTATGATTGATGAAATTTTAGTTAGAAATAACAAATAA
- the tig gene encoding trigger factor produces the protein MNINLENIDQVNAVINLTIEKTDYEKQVADVLKDYRQKATIPGFRPGKVPAGLIKKRFGTAVLVEEVNKLISQNLSKYMIDEKLPVLGEPMPNEEKQKPIDWEKDESFEFAFDVALAPEVKVSLDKRNKYTYYKIEVSDDMIQQQVDMAASQLGENVPPEEAKEDSTVRGNFVQLDAEGNEVEGGIAPEGVLLAVDKIKDEEVKNAFIGCKKDDIIVFNPIKAFENNHEVAHMLNIKHEEAETLESDFRYTVTEILQFQKAELNEELFKKLYGDETEIKTLDDFKAQIKDDLAKNLVFSSDHKFALDTRDALVEKTDLEMPEEFLKRWLIAVNKELTQEQIENEFPAFILDLKWQLIKDTIAKENELKVEAEEAEDFAKQMAMAQFQQYGINNAPEEQLESFAKMMLEKPEEKERIYKKLLEDKVVEVVKEKVTIQEEEVSQEKFNEMMQAN, from the coding sequence ATGAACATTAATTTAGAAAACATCGACCAGGTTAATGCAGTAATCAATCTTACTATTGAAAAAACTGACTATGAAAAGCAAGTTGCCGATGTTTTGAAAGACTATCGTCAAAAAGCTACAATCCCAGGTTTCCGCCCCGGAAAAGTTCCGGCAGGCCTTATCAAAAAACGATTTGGAACAGCTGTTTTGGTTGAAGAGGTAAACAAACTTATCTCTCAAAACCTGTCGAAATATATGATTGATGAAAAACTTCCTGTTCTTGGCGAGCCAATGCCAAACGAGGAAAAACAAAAACCAATCGACTGGGAAAAAGACGAGTCGTTTGAGTTTGCTTTTGATGTAGCTTTGGCTCCTGAGGTGAAAGTTTCGCTTGACAAACGCAACAAATATACCTACTACAAAATCGAAGTTTCTGATGATATGATTCAGCAACAGGTTGACATGGCGGCATCTCAATTAGGAGAAAATGTTCCACCGGAAGAAGCCAAAGAAGACAGCACTGTTCGCGGTAACTTTGTTCAGCTTGATGCTGAAGGAAACGAAGTTGAAGGCGGAATTGCTCCTGAAGGTGTACTTTTAGCCGTTGACAAAATTAAAGACGAGGAAGTTAAAAATGCATTTATCGGTTGTAAAAAAGACGATATCATTGTTTTTAACCCGATAAAAGCTTTCGAAAATAACCACGAAGTTGCGCACATGCTGAACATTAAGCATGAAGAAGCCGAGACTTTGGAAAGCGATTTCAGATATACAGTTACTGAAATACTTCAGTTCCAAAAAGCAGAATTGAACGAAGAGCTTTTCAAAAAGCTTTACGGCGACGAAACGGAGATTAAAACGCTTGACGATTTTAAAGCGCAAATTAAAGACGACCTGGCGAAAAACCTGGTTTTCTCTTCCGATCATAAATTTGCATTAGATACACGCGATGCGCTTGTTGAAAAAACCGATTTGGAAATGCCGGAGGAGTTTTTGAAGCGTTGGTTGATTGCTGTAAACAAAGAATTAACACAGGAGCAAATCGAAAACGAATTCCCTGCATTTATTCTTGATTTGAAATGGCAGTTGATTAAAGACACCATTGCAAAAGAAAACGAATTAAAAGTTGAAGCAGAGGAAGCTGAAGACTTTGCCAAACAAATGGCAATGGCACAGTTTCAGCAGTACGGAATCAACAATGCACCTGAAGAGCAGCTGGAATCGTTTGCTAAAATGATGCTTGAAAAACCTGAAGAAAAAGAACGCATCTACAAAAAATTGTTGGAAGACAAAGTAGTAGAAGTTGTGAAAGAAAAAGTTACTATTCAGGAAGAAGAAGTATCGCAGGAAAAATTTAACGAAATGATGCAAGCCAACTAG
- a CDS encoding LysR substrate-binding domain-containing protein, with product MITLTQLEYIAAVDTYRHFGKAAEACFITQPTLSMQIKKLEEDLEVIIFDRSKQPLIPTDVGVRIIEQARVVLKQADEVNNIVKDHKNQVSGMLRIGIIPTLAPYLLPIFVGNYKKKYPNIFIKVVEATTENIINLLNKDLIDVGILVTPLHEEKILEKPLFYEEMLIYANSGHKLHKQKEITVEDIATPEIWLLSDGHCFRDQVINLCSYLGTTDSQLPFHFEAGSLETLMNIVDREGGITLIPELAKATMSQKRAYNVENFTNIKPLREVSLVYSRHYAKHKLINLLWREIKESIPKELQDETRGTIVEWR from the coding sequence ATGATTACCCTAACCCAGTTGGAGTATATAGCTGCCGTTGACACTTATCGTCATTTTGGCAAAGCCGCCGAGGCATGTTTTATTACACAGCCCACTCTTTCTATGCAAATAAAAAAGCTGGAAGAAGACCTGGAGGTTATAATTTTCGACCGAAGTAAACAACCCCTAATTCCTACCGATGTTGGAGTTCGCATAATCGAGCAGGCACGTGTGGTTTTAAAACAAGCCGACGAGGTAAATAACATTGTAAAAGACCATAAAAACCAGGTATCGGGAATGTTGCGCATCGGCATTATTCCAACGCTGGCTCCATATTTACTACCTATTTTTGTAGGCAACTACAAAAAGAAATATCCAAACATATTTATAAAAGTTGTTGAAGCAACTACCGAAAACATTATCAATCTGTTAAACAAAGACCTTATTGATGTGGGTATTTTGGTAACACCGCTGCACGAAGAAAAGATATTGGAGAAGCCTCTGTTTTACGAAGAAATGCTAATCTATGCCAACAGCGGGCACAAACTACACAAGCAAAAAGAAATTACTGTTGAAGATATTGCCACTCCCGAAATTTGGTTGCTGAGTGACGGTCATTGTTTCCGCGATCAGGTGATTAACCTCTGTTCGTACCTGGGAACCACCGACAGCCAGTTACCATTCCATTTTGAAGCAGGATCGTTGGAAACATTAATGAATATTGTTGATCGCGAAGGAGGAATAACACTTATTCCGGAACTGGCCAAAGCAACTATGTCGCAAAAAAGAGCCTACAACGTGGAGAATTTTACCAACATAAAACCACTCCGCGAGGTTAGTTTAGTGTACTCGCGACATTACGCAAAACACAAACTTATCAACTTGCTTTGGCGCGAAATAAAAGAATCTATTCCAAAAGAGTTGCAGGACGAAACCCGTGGAACAATTGTTGAATGGCGCTAA
- the clpX gene encoding ATP-dependent Clp protease ATP-binding subunit ClpX, whose translation MSNKEKMDKCSFCGREKKEVNLLIAGIDGHICDRCAEQAHSIIQEEVKTSNTFDLDGIQLLKPKEIKDFLDQYVIGQDRAKRVLSVSVYNHYKRLTQKVDDDETEIEKSNIILVGETGTGKTLLARTIAKMLHVPFTIVDATVLTEAGYVGEDIESLLTRLLQAADYNVEAAERGIVFVDEIDKIARKSDNPSITRDVSGEGVQQGLLKLLEGSIVNVPPQGGRKHPEQKLIPVDTKNILFVCGGAFDGIERKIANRLNTKVIGYSAAKDADRIERENLLQYVSPQDLKSFGLIPEIIGRLPVLTYLNPLDKETLRNILTEPKNSVIKQYKKLFKLDDIELEFDEDALEYIVDKAIEFKLGARGLRSICENIMNDAMFDAPSEEISELHITKEYAESQIDKSGIRRLKAS comes from the coding sequence ATGTCAAATAAAGAAAAGATGGATAAGTGTTCGTTTTGCGGACGGGAAAAGAAAGAAGTAAATCTTCTGATTGCGGGGATTGACGGGCATATTTGCGACCGTTGTGCCGAACAGGCTCATTCCATTATTCAGGAAGAGGTAAAAACATCGAACACCTTCGATTTAGATGGCATTCAACTCTTGAAGCCAAAAGAAATAAAGGATTTCCTTGATCAATACGTAATAGGGCAAGATCGCGCCAAACGTGTGCTTTCTGTCTCGGTATACAATCACTACAAACGATTGACTCAAAAAGTTGATGACGACGAAACCGAGATTGAAAAGTCGAACATTATTTTGGTTGGCGAAACCGGTACCGGAAAAACGTTACTGGCACGCACTATTGCAAAAATGCTACATGTTCCGTTTACTATTGTTGACGCAACTGTACTTACTGAGGCCGGTTATGTTGGCGAGGATATTGAAAGCTTGTTAACACGTTTGTTACAGGCTGCGGATTACAATGTTGAAGCTGCTGAACGCGGGATTGTATTTGTTGACGAAATTGATAAAATCGCACGCAAAAGCGATAATCCATCGATAACCCGCGATGTTTCGGGCGAAGGCGTTCAGCAAGGTTTATTAAAACTGCTGGAAGGTTCGATCGTTAATGTTCCGCCACAAGGAGGACGTAAACATCCCGAGCAAAAGCTGATCCCCGTTGACACAAAAAACATCCTTTTTGTGTGTGGTGGTGCATTTGATGGTATAGAACGTAAAATTGCCAACCGACTAAATACAAAAGTTATTGGTTACAGCGCTGCAAAAGATGCCGACCGCATCGAGCGCGAAAACCTGTTACAGTATGTTTCGCCACAGGATTTAAAGTCGTTTGGATTGATTCCGGAGATCATCGGTCGTTTGCCGGTGCTGACATACCTGAATCCGCTGGACAAAGAAACGTTGCGCAACATTTTAACCGAACCTAAAAACTCGGTAATCAAACAATACAAAAAGTTATTTAAACTTGACGATATTGAGTTGGAATTTGATGAAGACGCACTGGAATACATTGTTGACAAAGCAATTGAGTTCAAACTTGGTGCACGTGGATTGCGTTCGATTTGTGAGAACATTATGAACGATGCCATGTTTGATGCCCCCTCGGAAGAAATTTCAGAATTGCACATCACCAAAGAATACGCCGAAAGTCAGATCGACAAATCAGGAATCCGACGATTAAAAGCAAGCTAA
- a CDS encoding TrmH family RNA methyltransferase, translating into MNTNSVQFFNAKEDEKFPESSAIIIAAWHLSNAENIGKIIRLAHNLGAIEVLFVRESENHRESKIKKTAGFSYEQMNWRFVSENDFIELLGADYELTIVETCDGATNIFRETLPQKTILLAGSESHGLPESIIKMANKSVYIPMPGGCKSLNISNALSVAAFEWYRQQTCM; encoded by the coding sequence ATGAACACCAATTCTGTACAATTTTTTAACGCCAAAGAAGACGAGAAATTTCCTGAGTCCAGTGCAATAATTATTGCAGCCTGGCACTTGTCGAATGCTGAGAATATTGGGAAAATTATTCGACTGGCGCATAACCTGGGAGCTATTGAAGTATTGTTTGTGCGCGAATCAGAAAATCATCGAGAATCGAAAATAAAAAAAACAGCCGGATTTTCGTACGAGCAAATGAATTGGCGCTTTGTTTCTGAAAATGATTTTATTGAATTACTGGGTGCCGATTATGAGCTGACCATTGTTGAAACCTGCGACGGAGCCACTAATATATTCCGGGAAACGTTACCGCAAAAAACAATCCTGCTTGCTGGAAGCGAATCGCACGGCCTCCCCGAAAGTATTATAAAAATGGCCAATAAAAGTGTTTACATTCCCATGCCCGGAGGCTGCAAATCACTTAATATTTCTAATGCCTTATCGGTTGCTGCTTTTGAATGGTATCGGCAACAAACCTGCATGTAA
- a CDS encoding PepSY-associated TM helix domain-containing protein — translation MAKNGLTKQARFLRNIRKIHRITGVVLFVAFVFMSVSGLLLGWKKNSGGIIQAKSSTGTSTELSEWLPIDSLNTIAFQVYRDSISATRMPELDRIDVRQNKGMVKFVFEEGYWGIQLDGATGELLQIERRWSDLIENVHDGSVLDHWFRTDGGLKLLYSSITGLALLMFSITGFWLWYGPKRIQKNRERR, via the coding sequence ATGGCCAAAAATGGATTGACTAAACAAGCACGTTTCCTTAGAAATATCAGAAAGATACACCGAATAACCGGGGTGGTTTTGTTTGTTGCTTTTGTTTTCATGTCGGTTTCTGGTCTATTACTGGGATGGAAAAAGAACAGTGGCGGAATTATTCAGGCGAAGTCGAGTACCGGAACATCAACAGAACTTAGTGAATGGCTGCCAATCGATAGTTTGAATACCATTGCCTTTCAGGTTTATCGCGACTCCATTTCTGCAACGAGGATGCCCGAATTGGATAGAATTGATGTTCGTCAGAACAAGGGAATGGTGAAATTTGTGTTTGAAGAAGGTTATTGGGGAATTCAGCTGGACGGTGCCACAGGAGAACTTTTGCAGATTGAACGCCGGTGGTCGGATTTAATCGAAAACGTTCACGATGGATCTGTTCTCGATCATTGGTTTCGAACCGATGGCGGATTAAAACTTCTTTATTCAAGTATTACCGGGCTGGCACTGCTAATGTTTAGTATAACCGGTTTTTGGTTGTGGTACGGGCCAAAACGTATACAGAAGAATAGAGAACGCAGATAA
- the prfA gene encoding peptide chain release factor 1 — MAEYALLEKFESIKHRFSEVEQQITDPEVIADMKRYVKLNQEYKSLQKLVAKFQEYKNMVDNILTGKEMLAEETDEEMREMAREEIEESEKRIPGIEKEVKLLLVPADPEDAKNAILEIRAGTGGDEASIFAGDLFRMYTKFCEQKGWRMEVTNANEGTAGGFKEIVANITGEGVYGVMKYESGVHRVQRVPQTETQGRVHTSAATVAVLPEADEFDVELKTEDIRRDEYCSSGPGGQSVNTTYSAIRLTHIPTGIVVTCQDQKSKLKNLDKAMAELRTRLYNMEYQKYIDEISSKRKTMVSTGDRSAKIRTYNWPQGRVTDHRINLTLYNLQAIIGGEIDEIIDKLMIEENAAKLKEAEI, encoded by the coding sequence ATGGCAGAATACGCATTATTAGAAAAATTTGAATCGATAAAGCACCGCTTCTCAGAAGTAGAGCAGCAGATTACCGATCCTGAGGTGATTGCTGACATGAAGCGTTACGTAAAACTGAACCAGGAATATAAAAGCCTGCAAAAGTTAGTTGCAAAATTTCAGGAGTATAAAAATATGGTCGATAATATATTGACCGGAAAAGAAATGCTGGCCGAAGAAACTGATGAAGAAATGCGCGAAATGGCGCGTGAGGAAATCGAGGAATCGGAAAAACGCATCCCTGGTATTGAGAAAGAGGTTAAATTGTTACTTGTTCCTGCGGATCCGGAAGATGCAAAAAATGCAATTCTTGAAATTCGTGCAGGAACCGGTGGTGACGAGGCAAGTATTTTTGCCGGTGACCTTTTCCGCATGTACACCAAGTTTTGCGAGCAGAAAGGTTGGCGCATGGAAGTTACTAACGCCAACGAAGGTACTGCTGGTGGATTTAAGGAAATTGTGGCCAATATCACCGGAGAAGGTGTTTATGGTGTTATGAAATATGAATCGGGAGTACACCGTGTACAACGTGTACCACAAACCGAAACACAGGGACGTGTGCATACCTCAGCAGCAACTGTGGCGGTTTTACCTGAGGCCGATGAGTTTGATGTGGAATTGAAAACTGAAGATATCCGTCGTGATGAATACTGTTCGTCGGGTCCTGGTGGGCAGTCGGTGAACACTACTTACTCGGCAATCCGTTTAACACACATTCCAACCGGAATTGTAGTGACTTGTCAGGATCAGAAATCCAAACTGAAAAACCTCGACAAAGCGATGGCAGAATTGCGTACGCGTTTGTACAATATGGAGTACCAAAAATACATCGACGAGATTTCATCGAAACGTAAGACGATGGTTTCAACCGGCGACCGTTCTGCAAAAATCCGCACGTACAACTGGCCACAGGGGCGTGTAACCGATCACCGTATTAACCTTACACTGTACAACCTACAGGCAATTATTGGCGGCGAAATCGATGAGATCATTGATAAACTGATGATTGAAGAAAACGCAGCAAAACTAAAAGAAGCAGAAATTTAA
- the pyrF gene encoding orotidine-5'-phosphate decarboxylase gives MNQQQLFEQIQKKRSFLCVGLDTDIQKIPQHLKDTSDPIFSFNKEIIDATAEFSVAYKPNLAFYESLGSKGLESLEKTVMYVKSKYPEIFVIADAKRGDIGNTSNLYARAFFDHQDFDAVTVAPYMGEDSVKPFMTYLDKWVILLALTSNKGAYDFQFIEDKESGDKLFETVLKTSQNWGTTENLMYVVGATKAEKLKEIREIVPEHFLLVPGVGAQGGSLQEVTKNGMNSKCGLLVNSSRGIIYASSETDFAEKAGAAAEEVQKEMETLLQEVGLI, from the coding sequence ATGAATCAACAGCAACTATTTGAGCAGATCCAAAAAAAGCGCAGTTTTCTGTGTGTAGGTTTGGATACCGATATTCAAAAAATCCCGCAACACCTGAAAGATACATCAGATCCGATATTTTCATTCAATAAAGAGATTATTGATGCCACTGCTGAATTTTCGGTGGCATACAAACCCAACCTGGCATTTTACGAAAGTTTGGGATCGAAAGGATTGGAAAGCCTGGAAAAAACAGTGATGTATGTAAAATCGAAATACCCTGAAATTTTTGTGATTGCCGATGCCAAACGTGGCGATATTGGTAATACATCAAATTTATATGCACGTGCATTTTTCGATCACCAGGACTTTGATGCGGTAACAGTTGCACCGTACATGGGTGAAGATTCGGTAAAACCGTTTATGACGTATCTCGATAAATGGGTAATTCTTTTGGCACTGACATCGAACAAAGGAGCTTACGATTTTCAGTTTATAGAAGACAAAGAAAGTGGCGATAAGCTGTTTGAAACTGTTTTGAAAACGTCGCAAAACTGGGGTACAACAGAAAACCTGATGTATGTAGTTGGTGCCACAAAAGCCGAAAAATTGAAAGAAATTCGCGAGATTGTTCCCGAACACTTTTTGTTGGTGCCTGGCGTTGGAGCGCAGGGAGGTAGCCTGCAGGAAGTAACAAAAAACGGAATGAACAGCAAATGCGGTTTGTTGGTGAATTCGTCGCGCGGAATCATTTATGCATCGTCGGAAACTGATTTTGCAGAAAAAGCCGGTGCTGCCGCTGAAGAAGTTCAGAAAGAAATGGAAACATTATTGCAGGAAGTAGGATTGATTTAG
- a CDS encoding Gfo/Idh/MocA family oxidoreductase has protein sequence MSNLSRRKFIGTTATGIAAATILPSNVIAGLGHKAPSDKLNIAGIGVGGKGFTNLKFMESENIVALCDVDWEYAGRNAFERWYRAKQYKDFRVMLEEQKDIDAVMIATPDHTHALPALMAMREGKHVFLQKPLTHSVYESRIMTETAARYGVATQMGNQGNSADGIRQICEWIWAGTIGEVTHVDTWTNRPIWPQGLTRPEKGKRVPKTLDWDLFIGPAKFTEYNPIYHPWNWRGWWDFGTGALGDMGCHILDPVFKALNLQYPKTVEGSSTPFNNDSAPNAEFVRYEFDRRDNLPKVAMPEVTVHWYDGGFMPPRPDELKDGEQMGDDGGGCIFYGTRGKIMCGTYAANPTLLPTTEMAHFQEPEKSIRRISNAMEGGHEQDWIRACKESKDARVEASSNFSYAGPLNEMVVMGVLAVRLQSLQCKLKWDGPNMRFTNISSSDTIRVLKKDNFEVINGDPTFDKEYETLPALKMAEEWIRHTYRKGWEQI, from the coding sequence ATGAGCAATTTATCACGCAGAAAATTTATAGGCACAACAGCAACAGGTATTGCTGCAGCTACTATTCTTCCCTCGAATGTTATAGCAGGTTTAGGGCATAAAGCTCCCAGCGACAAACTCAACATTGCCGGAATTGGTGTTGGCGGAAAAGGTTTCACCAACCTAAAATTTATGGAATCCGAGAACATCGTAGCGTTGTGCGATGTAGACTGGGAATACGCCGGACGAAATGCTTTTGAGCGCTGGTACCGGGCCAAACAATACAAAGATTTCAGGGTGATGCTGGAAGAGCAAAAAGATATTGATGCCGTGATGATTGCCACTCCCGACCATACGCACGCCCTGCCGGCATTGATGGCTATGCGTGAAGGGAAACACGTTTTTCTGCAGAAACCATTAACGCATTCGGTTTACGAATCGCGGATTATGACAGAAACTGCAGCACGATACGGCGTTGCCACACAAATGGGCAACCAGGGAAACTCAGCTGATGGAATCCGTCAGATTTGCGAATGGATTTGGGCCGGAACAATTGGCGAAGTTACACATGTTGATACATGGACAAACCGCCCGATTTGGCCACAAGGATTAACCCGCCCCGAAAAAGGGAAACGCGTACCCAAAACACTAGACTGGGATTTGTTTATCGGTCCTGCAAAATTTACCGAATACAACCCGATTTACCACCCTTGGAACTGGCGTGGCTGGTGGGATTTTGGCACCGGGGCGCTTGGCGATATGGGATGCCACATTCTCGATCCTGTTTTTAAAGCACTGAATTTACAATATCCGAAAACGGTTGAAGGCAGTTCAACGCCTTTTAACAACGATTCGGCACCAAACGCAGAGTTTGTTCGCTACGAGTTCGATCGTCGCGACAACCTGCCAAAAGTAGCCATGCCCGAAGTAACTGTACATTGGTACGACGGTGGTTTTATGCCTCCCCGACCCGATGAATTAAAAGACGGCGAACAAATGGGCGACGATGGCGGCGGTTGTATCTTTTACGGTACCCGTGGGAAAATAATGTGCGGTACTTACGCCGCCAATCCTACCCTATTACCAACTACAGAGATGGCACATTTTCAGGAACCAGAGAAATCGATCCGACGTATTTCGAATGCCATGGAAGGCGGCCACGAACAAGACTGGATTCGTGCCTGCAAAGAAAGCAAAGACGCGCGTGTTGAAGCCTCATCAAACTTTTCTTACGCCGGGCCATTAAATGAAATGGTTGTTATGGGTGTACTGGCAGTTCGTTTGCAAAGCCTGCAGTGCAAACTAAAATGGGACGGACCAAATATGCGCTTCACAAACATCAGCTCGTCGGATACCATTCGCGTATTGAAAAAAGACAATTTTGAGGTAATAAACGGCGATCCTACATTTGATAAAGAATACGAAACTTTACCGGCATTAAAAATGGCTGAAGAGTGGATCAGGCACACTTACCGAAAAGGTTGGGAGCAGATTTAA
- a CDS encoding fasciclin domain-containing protein: MKTVNLKRIVSLRNLAFVAALIVSMAFISCEKENDDYIPQNEFSDDTALKAGKALPPGDASIAAIAIEAGFSELVGALFYVDGELGTELVDMFLNGTDQYTVFAPTNDAFQALYDSEELESLLGTEVNGINDIPAEVVLNVLLYHVTDGRRAANSVVPKKNPKTIETLLEGATFMVDKDLKIWAVGNSANLVTPSVNISASNGIIHVIDAVILPIQL; this comes from the coding sequence ATGAAAACAGTAAATTTGAAAAGAATCGTAAGCTTAAGAAATTTAGCTTTTGTAGCAGCACTAATTGTAAGTATGGCATTTATTAGCTGTGAAAAGGAAAATGATGATTACATCCCTCAAAATGAATTTAGTGATGATACTGCATTAAAAGCAGGAAAAGCACTTCCGCCGGGTGATGCTTCCATTGCAGCCATTGCAATTGAAGCAGGCTTCTCAGAATTAGTTGGCGCACTTTTTTATGTTGACGGAGAATTGGGAACCGAATTAGTCGACATGTTTTTGAATGGTACCGACCAATATACCGTATTTGCACCAACAAACGATGCGTTCCAAGCTTTATACGATAGTGAAGAATTGGAAAGTTTGCTTGGAACAGAAGTAAATGGAATTAATGATATTCCTGCTGAGGTTGTGTTGAATGTACTACTTTACCACGTAACTGATGGTCGCAGGGCTGCCAACAGTGTTGTTCCAAAAAAGAATCCAAAAACAATTGAGACCTTACTCGAAGGAGCAACTTTTATGGTAGACAAGGATTTAAAAATATGGGCAGTAGGAAATAGCGCAAATTTGGTTACTCCTTCCGTAAACATTTCAGCTTCAAACGGAATTATTCATGTTATTGATGCAGTAATTCTTCCAATTCAGTTGTGA
- a CDS encoding AIR synthase related protein, producing the protein MVTESRYSARGVSASKEDVHEAIKNVDKGLFPKAFCKIVPDILGGDDEWCNIMHADGAGTKSALAYMYWKETGDVSVWKGIAQDALIMNVDDLLCVGATDNILVSSTIGRNKNNIPGEVIAAIINGTEELLANLREMGVSIYSTGGETADVGDLVRTIIVDSTVTCRMKKADVVSADKIAAGDVIVGLSSSGTATYETEYNGGMGSNGLTSARHDVFANYLAEKYPESFDPAVPADLVYSGRKKLTEEVEGLDIDAGKLVLSPTRTYAPVIKKVLDKYRSKISGMIHCSGGAQTKVLHFVDNVHVIKDNMFPVPPLFKLIQEQSGTDWKEMYKVFNMGHRYEIYCSADVADEIIEISKSFNIDAQIIGKVEPFDGKKLTIKSEKGEFIY; encoded by the coding sequence ATGGTAACGGAATCAAGATATAGTGCTAGGGGTGTTTCGGCCTCGAAAGAAGATGTGCATGAAGCGATTAAGAATGTAGACAAAGGACTTTTCCCAAAGGCATTCTGTAAAATCGTTCCCGATATTTTAGGGGGCGACGACGAATGGTGCAACATTATGCACGCCGATGGAGCAGGAACAAAGTCGGCATTGGCTTATATGTACTGGAAAGAAACCGGCGACGTATCGGTGTGGAAAGGAATTGCACAGGACGCACTAATCATGAATGTTGACGACCTGCTTTGTGTGGGCGCCACCGATAATATTTTGGTATCGTCGACCATTGGCCGCAACAAAAACAATATTCCGGGTGAAGTTATCGCAGCCATTATTAACGGAACGGAAGAATTGTTGGCCAACTTGCGCGAAATGGGTGTGAGTATTTACTCAACCGGTGGAGAAACTGCCGATGTTGGCGATCTGGTTCGTACCATCATTGTTGACTCGACTGTTACCTGCCGCATGAAAAAAGCCGATGTGGTTTCGGCCGATAAAATTGCTGCCGGCGATGTTATTGTTGGATTGTCATCATCGGGAACGGCAACTTACGAAACAGAATACAACGGCGGGATGGGAAGTAACGGACTGACTTCTGCCCGCCACGATGTTTTTGCCAATTACCTTGCAGAAAAATATCCTGAGAGTTTTGATCCGGCAGTTCCTGCAGACCTCGTTTATTCGGGTAGAAAGAAATTAACTGAAGAAGTTGAAGGTTTGGATATTGATGCCGGAAAACTGGTGCTTTCTCCAACGCGTACTTATGCACCGGTAATCAAAAAAGTGTTGGATAAGTACCGCTCAAAAATTTCAGGAATGATTCATTGCTCGGGAGGAGCACAAACAAAAGTGCTGCACTTTGTCGACAATGTTCATGTGATTAAAGACAATATGTTCCCTGTTCCTCCGCTGTTCAAATTAATTCAGGAGCAATCGGGAACCGACTGGAAAGAAATGTACAAGGTGTTCAACATGGGGCACCGTTACGAAATATACTGCAGTGCCGATGTGGCGGATGAGATCATTGAAATCTCGAAATCGTTCAACATCGATGCACAAATTATTGGGAAAGTAGAACCTTTCGACGGTAAGAAATTAACAATTAAGTCGGAGAAAGGCGAGTTCATTTATTAA